The following is a genomic window from Carcharodon carcharias isolate sCarCar2 chromosome 30, sCarCar2.pri, whole genome shotgun sequence.
TGCCTGATGGTGTTGGATCGCAGCACTGTACATTTCCATGCTAACTACAAGCCCTTTGTCCAAGTGACCATCCTTACAAACTAGAtggtgaatgtggatgggctACACAAACAATgagggcatcacagctgagccaAATTTTCCCCTCACCCAATGCCCACGTGTAACTTCCAGCAGACATGGCTAACAGTAGAAACCCTGGCAGATTTTTCCATCTCTCTAACACAATGTACTCAGGCCTACAGTGTTACCCCAACATTCAAACAGCTCAACACCATAAAGGTCAAAGAATCCCACCTGATTGGTTACCCCAGCAACCAGCTGAAATATGCATTCCCTCCACCAatggcgcacagtggcagcagtgtggactATAAACAAGaaccactgcagcaactcactatcaaaagcactttccaaacccacgacctctatcacCTCAAacgataagggcagcagacacacaggaacaccacctgcaagttgccctccaagtctaCACAGCATCCTGaactggaactatatcgctggaGTGGCGGGAGAGGTAACAGAATTGTCTTATTTCAGTAATTACTGATCGTGCAACGCCAACCAATAGGTGAAATTACACCTGCATCGAGCACTTACcgatcactgacagcaactgctTAGTGTGTTTGGCATAAATATTATTGATCTGTCTTTTGATTTTGAGAATCTCCTCTGCCTGTATAGCGATGTCAGTTGCTTGGCCCTGTGAAGGAGGCATCAGAACCAGaggaaggggtgggagggggaagagagtggtgggggggaggaaagagcaagagagtggggggagggaaaggggggagagagagagagagagagagagaaaaacacttgCATTTTTTGGAATATTGCCACAATAAAACAACTTCCATTCATGTAACATCCCAAGGTTTCATCGAAGCTTAAACTAAAAGATGACCACTGTGCCATATTAGGATGGGATGATAAGCTACCAAGAAATGGTCTTTGAGGAGGGTCTGATCTCTGAAGAGCAAGGTGGACGGGTAAAGCAAAATCTAGAATGTGAGACAGACACCAGAGACTGGGCAGAGGTGAGGGGAATGATACACAAAAGACTTTAGTCAAGAATGGAGGGGGCTCTGGTGATTCGGCAACACATCACACAATGAATTCCTCTGAAATGCAGCAAATGTGAAGGCAAACTCTGGCAGCCATTTTGTAcatagcaagattccacaaactgcAATCCGATAGATaaacatttgaaataaaaacagaaagtgctggaaagactcagatggtctggcagcatctgtggggagaggaacagaattaacatttcaattctaaaatgactctttttcaggacttgaaacgttaactctgtttttgtctctccacagccgcttttccagcacttcctgttttaatttcagattctcagcatctgcagtattttgctttgaaatAAACAGCTGATCTGTTTTTTTTAGCAACGATGGAGGAACATTAGCCAGAACACCAGAGTACGCCCTGTCCTcctttaaatagtgccatgggattttttaaatCCCATCCGAACGACTGCTTCTCAggcaatgtggcactccctcagtactgcactgaaatgtaagCCTGGATTGTAAGTCCAAAGCCCAATAATGGAGCCCAAACCTTTTGGGCTGAGAGGCTGAAGCTACCAGCATAGGCATAGGCAGCCCTGTTCACCACGGAGTGCTGATATACCCCGGGGAGTGAAACCCAGTCTGGGGTTGATGACAGGGTGGGGGGGATAAGGCACAGGAGGAGCATGCCACAATTTCCAGCCATTGATACTTCACCAAATGTCCATTTGTCCTGGATAAGTCTGGAGTCAAAAGATTCAAGAGAAATCTTAAACGCTCTCTCCCAAAAAGCTACTGACGCTGGGGCCAACTGAAAATGTCAACGTTTTTTGTTGGTTAAGGTAAATGGAAACAAGGCagctaaatggagttaagatgcaggtcagccatgatctaattgaatggtggaacaggatcaaagggctgaaaggcctcctcctgttcctctattGGCATCACTTACCACTGAATCCAAACTGTGGGTTTAAACCTCGCTCCTGGGCATAAACACAGACGGAGCTGGAATCTTCCAGACGCATTAAACCAAAACAACTTATTTCTTTCATCTAAGAATGGTACTTCCAAAGAAATGGGTGTAATATTAATTGAAGATCACACAACACAGAGACTAGGGACTAGGCCACTGCCCTCGGTACTTACAGATGCCCCTCCCGAGGGTTGGTGAATCATGATGCGTGCATTCGGCAGGGAGTGCCTCATGCCTGGGCAGCCCGCAGCCAGAAGTAAGGAGCCCATGCTGGCTGCCTGCCCCACGCACCATGTGGAGATGGGGTTCAGGATGTACTGCATGGTGTCGTAAATAGCCAGGCCAGCAGTCACCACACCACCTACATGGGGAGAGGGGCAAAAAGGAAACACAATCACTGAACAGTTCACGGAGAACAACTGAAGGAGGTGGGGCAGTGACACAGTGGGGACAAGTGCAGGCTTGTGTCCCACCCACTCCGACCATTCAACACACTCCACTTTTCCTGTATCTTCAATGCATTGACATCAAGCCTGCTCCTTTCCTCTTCCCTCCGGACTGGGAAACTCTTTCCCTTTCTCAGCCTCCCTTCCTGATTTGCTCCAGAACCTCCTGATATTACTCTCTGGCTTGCTATTCTATTGCCCTTGGGCCCCTCACCTACTCCTTTCTCAATAAAGCCAAATGCATTAGCAGGGACTACAACACCTCACGAAaaggagaaagacttgcatttatttagcacctttcacaactgcaGGACGTCccagcactttgcagccaacaaaacccttttgaagtgcagtcactatggCAATGCAgggaaattttccacacagcaagaccccacaaatggcagtgtgataatgagcagataacccattttggtgatgttggctgaaggataaatattggtcaggacaccggggataactcgGCTCTTCTTTGAAAATGCACCGTGGgagcttttacatccacctgagaaagcagacgcgggtttaatgtctcatccaaaagacggcacttCCTCCAATCAGCATTCTCCCAGCCTGGcctttgtgttcaaatctctggagtgaaacttgaaccttctgattcagacaGGCGAGCGCTACCCACTCAGCCATAGCTGATGCCAAACCTGGCTCCAAGGACAAGTGATTATCCCGCACATGATATCGAAACTCAGGGAGCGGCTCCTGCAACTGTCGAGAAATATAAAGCTGCAAACTCATTCAGCGGCAGTGGATTTGCGAAATACGGTTAAAATCACTGGCTCCACTTCTCCCTGGCTGGTGACACGAGTTGGCAATGTAAAGGAAGGCAGGTGGTGACAGGAGTGAGATCCCAGCAAAACTGCCTGCCCCCAGGATTCTTGAAAGCACCCCCACCCTGTCATATTTCAGgagcaccaaaacctgacacagagacaggggaGCACAAAACCGAGCTCACCTGGGCTGTTGATGTACATGTGGATTGGCTTCTTGTTGCTCTCTGACTGAAGGAACAAGAGCTGAGCAATCACCAGACTGGCAACTGTATCATCCACCTGAGAAAAACATAGACTTATTAAACTCAACCAAGACCATCGGAGGAAAACAATTTCGAAAAGAAACATATACTCACAGGTCCCATAACACAAATAATTCTTTCCCTTAACAATCTTGAATAGATATCGTAGGCTCTCTCTCCACGACCCTAAACAGGAAGGACAACAATAAAACCTTGTGAATGTTCACAGGCTGGACATTTTATTGGAtttgaaagagggagagggggaaggtggaagagggagagggaggggggaaggaaggagagggtgggagagctGGAGGGTGGGACGGAtgaagggtgggagagggggaaggggggagaaatggagggtgggggagggggagggtgggagagggggaaggcaggagggagggagaggggaaggcgggaggggggaggtaaaggagggggaaggtgggtgagggggaaggtggggggaggatggagagacGGAAGGGGAGGTGAGGTAGGGACGGAAGGTGGCAGGGAGGGAAGGTGGGGAGAacgaaagagggagggagggtggggggaatgaaagagggagggaaggagggaaagagggaaggtgggagggaagcCCAGGATGTTTTACCACTGATTCCAGCACTGGAGACTATGTTTTATGTGAATAACAAGAAACCACTGTCCCATTGAAGAACTTACTGTCTGTTCAATGACTATGGGAATTAACGGGTGGCTACAGTTTGATGTCTGATGAATCTTCCTGCATCCTGTTATCAGCTGTCCAGAATGATGGGCTAATGTCTAAATAATAAGTAGATAGAAAGAAATGACGATAAATATACTGAAAAACATTTTATAAAGGCATTGAACATGAGCACTTACTGATTCAGAACTACTGAACTTTGTGCAACATGTTTATTCCTTCTTCTCACCCTGAGTTATGATGACACAGTCACCATACCATACCTGAGGAGTTTGCTTTGTGCCTGAGCCAACTAATGATCAATATCACAGCCAAGAGCAATCAtcaaatcttacagca
Proteins encoded in this region:
- the LOC121271414 gene encoding ATP-dependent Clp protease proteolytic subunit, mitochondrial, with protein sequence MVKPLPVHGDIRVEGSAGDKMLLQKLRTLAHHSGQLITGCRKIHQTSNCSHPLIPIVIEQTGRGERAYDIYSRLLRERIICVMGPVDDTVASLVIAQLLFLQSESNKKPIHMYINSPGGVVTAGLAIYDTMQYILNPISTWCVGQAASMGSLLLAAGCPGMRHSLPNARIMIHQPSGGASGQATDIAIQAEEILKIKRQINNIYAKHTKQLLSVIEGAMERDRYMSPVEAQEFGIIDKVLVHPPQDGEDEPQLVHKDNTTKPSGSPEP